In Halanaeroarchaeum sp. HSR-CO, one DNA window encodes the following:
- a CDS encoding saccharopine dehydrogenase family protein — MKVTALGGCGAMGRATAWDLAENSAVDDLLIADADIESAEEFAAELPGDVDTAQVDVTNHEDLVAVIEDSDVVANALPYLFNTDVMEACLDADADYLDLGGLYHVTQDQLEYDADFDEADLVAVLGMGASPGMTNVAAAKGVEQLDEVDEVHIRTGAKGGAEGFAYSAKTILDELTMEPIVYEDGEIETLPALSGRERYEMPDPVGEVEGFHSIHSELATMPHTFDGVDTVDFRVAFAPSLVNIGEVLINQGLTSEEEVEFAGATFSPREFIDWYFDQQPAPDAVEEWKSFRIDVEGTKDGEPAQYRYTVVVESRLDDWGLKATAVWTGVPMAVGAQLLGEGEALTTGAKAPEELFDPGQFIDELADRDIHIEAERIE; from the coding sequence ATGAAAGTCACAGCACTCGGTGGTTGCGGCGCAATGGGCCGTGCCACGGCATGGGATCTGGCGGAGAATAGCGCGGTCGACGACCTCCTCATCGCGGACGCGGACATCGAGTCCGCCGAGGAGTTCGCGGCCGAATTACCCGGCGACGTCGATACGGCACAGGTCGACGTCACGAACCACGAGGACCTGGTCGCCGTCATCGAGGACAGCGACGTGGTGGCTAACGCGCTGCCGTACCTCTTCAACACCGACGTCATGGAGGCCTGCCTGGACGCCGACGCCGACTACCTCGACCTCGGTGGCCTCTATCACGTCACCCAGGACCAACTGGAATACGACGCGGACTTCGACGAGGCGGACCTCGTCGCGGTCCTCGGGATGGGCGCGAGTCCCGGGATGACCAACGTCGCAGCCGCGAAGGGCGTCGAACAACTCGACGAGGTGGACGAGGTCCACATCCGCACCGGCGCGAAGGGCGGCGCCGAAGGGTTCGCGTACTCCGCGAAGACCATCCTCGACGAACTGACGATGGAGCCCATCGTCTACGAGGACGGCGAGATCGAGACGCTGCCGGCCCTCTCCGGCCGCGAGCGCTACGAGATGCCCGACCCCGTCGGCGAGGTGGAGGGCTTTCACAGCATCCACTCGGAACTCGCGACGATGCCGCACACCTTCGACGGCGTCGACACGGTCGACTTCCGGGTCGCCTTCGCCCCGTCGCTGGTCAACATCGGCGAGGTGCTCATCAATCAGGGGCTCACGAGCGAGGAGGAGGTCGAGTTCGCGGGCGCGACGTTCAGCCCGCGGGAGTTCATCGACTGGTACTTCGACCAGCAGCCCGCGCCGGACGCCGTCGAGGAGTGGAAGTCCTTCCGCATCGACGTCGAGGGAACGAAAGACGGCGAACCAGCACAGTACCGGTACACCGTGGTCGTCGAATCGCGCCTCGACGACTGGGGACTCAAAGCGACCGCCGTCTGGACCGGCGTCCCGATGGCGGTGGGCGCGCAGTTGCTCGGCGAGGGGGAGGCGCTGACGACCGGCGCGAAGGCTCCCGAAGAACTCTTTGACCCCGGACAGTTCATCGACGAGCTGGCCG
- a CDS encoding aldehyde ferredoxin oxidoreductase family protein, whose product MSTESTSTSAVPQLRYLLRVNLSEGTIETEEVPETYRERFISGKGLGAALLMDETEPGVDPLSPENPLFFMFGPLTGYAPGTSRYAAVTKSPLTGTYVDSYSGGHFPAMTRYSLPEYLAIVFEGAADDPVYLEIDEDGSASLEDATDLWGMDTEETARQFEGKRTKTAAIGPAGENQVKFATITSDEGTHHAGRGGVGAVMGSKNLKAVVSHGDSPFDTDAIRQKKGEHTKRLGTSDDVAWARDGGTQLVPDWTQEVGALPSHNWTKGTIEDIDDLNIDAFEPGHVGVDSCSGCPVACGHVTDFSGTELDGAFPDAHVDWGPEYETIGMMGANTDITDVTGVTELARTADTLGMDTITLGNVISWAMEASEKGLIEYDIEFGDADAAKRLVEMVASREGVGDALAEGTRRAAEELADGADAAREAAVEVKGLELPAYDPRASFSMSLAYATSDRGACHQRAWPIGTDALGGDRDPFGTEGHADAVIDDQDANALTYSMVACDFTGYNFEYAAEWLNVLGYDVTAAELETVGERAWNMTRLFNVREGFDRDDDTLPERLTVPTEDAGPATGKALDQETFETMLEEYYEKRGWTDEGIPQAETLSRLDIEDVAPASVAD is encoded by the coding sequence ATGTCAACAGAGAGCACATCGACCTCGGCGGTTCCCCAGCTACGATATCTGCTGCGCGTGAACCTCTCCGAGGGAACGATCGAAACCGAGGAGGTCCCCGAGACGTACCGGGAACGATTCATCTCCGGAAAAGGGCTCGGCGCAGCGCTTCTCATGGACGAGACCGAACCGGGCGTGGACCCGCTCTCCCCCGAGAACCCGCTCTTTTTCATGTTCGGGCCGCTGACGGGGTACGCGCCGGGTACCTCCCGGTACGCGGCAGTCACGAAGTCACCGCTAACGGGGACGTACGTCGACTCGTACTCGGGCGGACACTTCCCCGCGATGACGCGGTATTCGCTCCCAGAGTACCTCGCCATCGTGTTCGAGGGGGCTGCCGACGACCCGGTCTACCTCGAGATCGACGAGGACGGCTCCGCGTCGCTCGAGGACGCAACCGACCTCTGGGGGATGGACACCGAGGAGACCGCTCGCCAGTTCGAGGGCAAGCGCACGAAGACCGCAGCCATCGGGCCGGCGGGTGAGAACCAGGTCAAATTCGCCACGATCACGAGTGACGAGGGGACCCACCACGCCGGTCGCGGTGGCGTCGGCGCGGTGATGGGGTCGAAGAACCTGAAAGCGGTCGTCTCCCACGGCGATTCCCCCTTCGACACCGACGCTATCCGGCAGAAGAAGGGCGAACACACCAAACGGCTGGGAACCAGCGACGACGTCGCCTGGGCCCGCGATGGCGGGACCCAACTGGTCCCGGACTGGACCCAGGAGGTCGGCGCACTCCCCTCGCACAACTGGACGAAGGGGACCATCGAGGACATCGACGATCTCAACATCGACGCCTTCGAGCCGGGGCACGTCGGCGTCGACTCCTGTTCGGGCTGTCCGGTCGCCTGTGGCCACGTGACCGACTTCTCGGGAACCGAACTCGACGGCGCGTTCCCGGACGCCCACGTCGACTGGGGGCCGGAGTACGAGACCATCGGCATGATGGGCGCCAACACGGACATCACCGACGTCACCGGGGTGACCGAACTGGCCCGCACCGCAGACACGCTCGGCATGGACACGATCACCCTCGGCAACGTCATCTCGTGGGCGATGGAGGCCTCGGAGAAGGGGCTCATCGAGTACGACATCGAGTTCGGCGACGCCGACGCCGCGAAGCGACTCGTCGAGATGGTCGCCAGCCGCGAGGGCGTCGGCGACGCCCTCGCGGAGGGAACCCGACGCGCGGCCGAAGAACTGGCTGACGGTGCCGACGCGGCCCGCGAGGCCGCCGTCGAGGTCAAGGGTCTGGAACTGCCGGCCTACGATCCCCGCGCCTCGTTCAGCATGAGTCTCGCCTACGCGACCTCGGATCGGGGTGCCTGCCACCAGCGCGCCTGGCCCATCGGCACCGACGCCCTCGGTGGCGACCGCGACCCGTTCGGAACGGAGGGCCACGCCGACGCCGTCATCGACGACCAGGACGCGAACGCACTGACCTACAGCATGGTCGCGTGTGATTTCACCGGGTACAATTTCGAGTACGCCGCCGAGTGGCTGAACGTCCTTGGCTACGACGTCACGGCCGCGGAACTCGAGACCGTCGGCGAGCGAGCGTGGAACATGACCCGTCTGTTCAACGTCCGCGAGGGCTTCGACCGCGACGACGACACCCTCCCCGAGCGTTTGACCGTCCCGACCGAAGACGCGGGACCGGCGACGGGCAAAGCCCTCGACCAGGAGACCTTCGAGACGATGCTCGAAGAGTACTACGAGAAACGTGGCTGGACAGACGAGGGCATCCCACAGGCGGAGACGCTCTCGCGACTCGACATCGAGGACGTGGCCCCGGCCTCGGTCGCCGACTGA